In Micropterus dolomieu isolate WLL.071019.BEF.003 ecotype Adirondacks unplaced genomic scaffold, ASM2129224v1 contig_14163, whole genome shotgun sequence, the DNA window TCCGGGACAGGGTAAGAATTCTCACAAACTAGAGCTAACATAGAGTAGTTGCCACATAATTTAAATTATGCTCTTGTACTTTTTTCAGGATTTAAACTTGACCAACATCTGTTAGTCAGGCCATGTACAGGGCAACAAACTATATGATTAATTTAAGCCATAAAAGCAGTAGGAGACATTGAAACTGTAAGAAAAATCTATTTCTAAATTTGATACCGTGCAGTTCTAATTAaagtttgtgtattttgttgAATTTGGAGTAGCAGGGTAAGACGGCTCTGGGTGTGGCAGTCAGAGCAGATGAGGTGATTATAGTGGACATGATCATCAAAGCAGAAAGACACTACGCTTGGAGGAAGGTGAATAATACTTCTTTTCATGTGTGCCATAACCCGTTCTTGAGGCCTCAGAATCAATAATTCATCACAAATAGTTAATTTCCTAACGTCACAACCTAGCTTAGTTTAATACTATTAAAGAATCTACGGTTAAAAAGAATCACAACCAAGAAATATTTGACAGCCAATTTACTATCAATTTAATTAAGGGTGATGCCTGATTCCCTTCCCTTCTTGATTTTCATTTTGGCATTCATATTGCTCAtcatgtgtttgagtgtgtctTTCCAATAATGTCTTCCCATGCCCCTGTGCTCTCTGTGGCTTGTGGCCTTTATCAGTCTGAGGATGTGATTTAATTACCTTTCAGGCCAACCCTGAGATTAATGAGAGTGTTCACAGCGAGTATCCACTAACGTTTAAACTCGACCACCGCTATGAGACAAAGCAGCTCCGTTCAATGGCCTGGCACCTGGCGTACAAGCTCCTGAAACCAGGAGACTGGAAAAGACTGGCACAACACTGGGGCTTCACTAAGGAGCAAGTGTCGGCCATCGAGGAGCAGTGGACAGGTGCCAAAACTCACACTGACTAGACAGGCTTTTGACTGCGCTTTTGACAACCCTATATACTATAAAATAAGCCTCTCTGAACCAAAAGTTTACAGATTAAATTCCCTGAATTTATGAGGAAAAGTTGGTTATGATAATATTGTTGGATAACTAACCAACAGACTGGCCATTTTCTATTTTGTCTTCCAATGCACAGAGACGATCTTTAGGCTCTTTTTACTAGTTGAATTGTTTTCCTGACCATACagtactgtgtgtttgttcacaGGTCAGCACAGCTATCAAGAGCATGGGAACAGGATGCTGCTGATCTGGCTGCACGGGGAGGAGTCGGCTCAGAAGTGCCCTGCTAGAGAACTCTACCAAGGCCTCATCCTCACAGGAAACAAGAAAGCTGCAGGtacattca includes these proteins:
- the LOC123966752 gene encoding ankyrin repeat and death domain-containing protein 1B-like — protein: MIIKAERHYAWRKANPEINESVHSEYPLTFKLDHRYETKQLRSMAWHLAYKLLKPGDWKRLAQHWGFTKEQVSAIEEQWTGQHSYQEHGNRMLLIWLHGEESAQKCPARELYQGLILTGNKKAADKIRMEAENASSKSCNIS